ATGGAGCGTCTACGCCTGCGCCAAGAGGGCAAAATTCCGGTGCCCGATCGCATTCGGTTTCCCGAGCGCCAGTTGGCCGATGCTCCGGTGAAACCAGCGCCAGCGACATCGGTACAAACGCCAGATTGGCTGCAGGGCGTGTTGGATACACCCAGTCGCACGGACATTCTTTGGCCGGGCGGCGTCATGCTGGCCACGGCAGTGATTGGCGTCATGGCTCCGCCGGCAGCTTTGGCCATTGGCATTGGCGCTAGCATTTACTTCATTAGCCGTAAAGAACGTAAGTTTGGCCGGGCGGTCTTAATTACATTCTTGGGCTTTTTTGGAGGGGTCTTCCTGGGCTCATGGCTGGGGGGCGTGCTGCTCACCCAAGGACTGTCGAGCATTGCTCCAGATGTGTTTGCCACCATGGTGACGCTGATTGCCCTGTGGCTGACGAGCAGCTTTTTCCGGTAGTGCCGGTTTGCCAGACCTAGGGCCAAACCTAGGAACTAGGGAGTGATGTTCTCGTGGTCTAGAACCAGATCAACGGCAGCGACCAAGTTATCCACAATGAAGTGGGGG
Above is a genomic segment from Leptolyngbya sp. CCY15150 containing:
- a CDS encoding CPP1-like family protein; translation: MREQSGYELLGVGEDASFEEIQQARSRLVEEYKDDRKQLEVIETAYDSVLMERLRLRQEGKIPVPDRIRFPERQLADAPVKPAPATSVQTPDWLQGVLDTPSRTDILWPGGVMLATAVIGVMAPPAALAIGIGASIYFISRKERKFGRAVLITFLGFFGGVFLGSWLGGVLLTQGLSSIAPDVFATMVTLIALWLTSSFFR